From Antedon mediterranea chromosome 9, ecAntMedi1.1, whole genome shotgun sequence, a single genomic window includes:
- the LOC140058141 gene encoding uncharacterized protein, translating to MPKTARDNRAVLIRVFRISLTLQADIKTEFDSGQVLHCLKDAFCFDYSRILEDVPKPDITLVCCGGGNLLVGTAAAMTLHCQTTCTVYGVEPETGKYSFAHNKKFVDEILLVSDSEIISAVKHLYNAGLKVEPSGAAAFSALMHHNVPDLSGKTVVVVIRGGNVSPEELVNVFKM from the exons ATGCCAAAGACAGCGCGAGATAATCGAGCTGTGTTGATTAGAGTATTTCGTATTTCGTTGACTCTTCAAGCAGAC ATAAAAACTGAATTTGATTCTGGTCAAGTTTTACATTGTTTAAAAGATGCTTTCTGCTTTGATTACAGTAGGATACTTGAAGATGTTCCAAAACCAGATATCACGTTAGTGTGTTGTGGAGGAGGAAATTTACTTGTTGGAACAGCTGCAGCCATGACATTACATTGCCAGACTACTTGCACAGTATATGGTGTTGAACCTGAAACAG GTAAATATTCATTCGCACATAACAAGAAATTTGTTGACGAAATCCTTCTTGTAAGTGACTCAGAAATCATCTCTGCTGTAAAACATCTTTACAACGCAGGGTTAAAGGTCGAACCCTCTGGTGCTGCTGCCTTCTCAGCTCTTATGCATCACAACGTCCCAGACCTTTCGGGAAAGACAGTCGTCGTGGTGATTAGAGGTGGAAACGTTTCTCCAGAAGAACTCGtcaatgtatttaaaatgtag
- the LOC140058399 gene encoding uncharacterized protein, with product MGSTDSIPIVSQIKSLIQVISGDKEGAKRTQEHFLHTFPVLSQITSAVQAIEGDLEGAKETQQEFADSLGHFADGIPVLGHIKGAIEYATGNKAAGDASMKAASRTLGVIAGGAAGFFAGGPAGAFLGGIAAGAAMDGIITGVDSAVHHKYTPYGEVSVVTNMVNGHYDPGEEFDFVAGIGFDGLAGLGEAGEGSLTQLTSEHFTGKPIYRVMNEEAGNKAIEKQAVPLPYQGNEVWIAESTEHSRGFISGDTGNRSRVVEINIDKEWYTKMREDNLVHQTEANLLENKGKNVWNDEAGGAGAGATGNKPGHGAVNIGVKHVQHNAIWGSSKGGFSAFTQKLQTFRGALKKLSVGDHIKLSGEVKNALFTIFGTKEKILIVDSGTTLANRLRDNFPHLQSAIDAADKIEIQLDPFHEMAERLRPKENKISVKKTDIIHVEALLETIDETVNDVRGNDNLAALNSHVKSMRLINPMSWRYKYGDMFKNWTAKHPNKFGSAVISSWGVDNPQTEVRKKTKYIEEPLQSDYTLANTTHGYEAPANIVINGRTNAKGPLMNKAITVGGLPVTRIQVECIVKIQEASNVPNKNVVLDGRLYLRLRKHDCHINEFHDIDICGSINSTTERQISFDNSSVGLEYIGLGGSIELWCIVGTGKELTCKNLSCRITYGAPQFRFEKSGDYSQIIFSPTRNVSLDDNSGQNITLYTERIPLGVATIKGIHVHFEAKDQDWGEKNGEVYLRIWHNETMEADFTDYSLTSGVMVHKGWKTFNWDLQQNQSIPIGAVAQLMCRVGWGGGHTLHVRNLMLNIAVGRPQMETLTTLDFERIELVEKLADSDWDYIDLYDDIVSISHDLKSVQVKFDAKDQGWGNQKGRLAMFVIKPSGERKTILFHDAYCFIDHEWTSYEYNSGKELPFTIETGDKVKFMCGVGNRKYHHKLYVKNFYAVLTFHETTRVFAPSQSVNNTNNSESLVPLYVQRFPCGVSAVTKVKVQFEAKDQGHGNLKGKIYIRVFENGCKKVISDVLITKVTHSWSKYTYESDSIGETIPPGSVIQFMTVVGGGGSHSMHVRNFVANITFIDSPRNETVTAFNEEIRCLAKLKQLNATGATSNVVVNVLKPNGSIRTTFPLESTIHKSALISRVAVGDKLRFVSKTSGSHGSFQVTASFLPLETPNHSSVVIHFSPKLDFYGFVHGYAHENILTGDDHRLELKQKLRAVTVSCNWTDDNPDSPSTGKLYLVLRAKEGTVKGRYDVFGTVKHDWNHVMRVFASDDEIVRNAQPGDHILLLREVGQNGVLRIDDLDMVLILSI from the coding sequence ATGGGCAGCACAGACAGCATTCCGATTGTAAGCCAGATCAAGTCTCTTATTCAAGTTATTTCTGGGGATAAAGAAGGTGCAAAGAGAACTCAGGAACATTTTCTCCACACTTTTCCTGTTTTGTCCCAGATCACTTCAGCCGTTCAAGCCATTGAAGGAGACTTAGAGGGTGCTAAAGAGACACAGCAGGAGTTTGCTGACAGTTTAGGGCATTTTGCTGATGGCATTCCCGTTCTTGGTCATATAAAAGGAGCGATCGAATATGCTACTGGAAACAAAGCGGCAGGTGATGCCTCTATGAAGGCTGCCAGTAGAACATTGGGTGTTATTGCTGGAGGAGCTGCCGGTTTTTTTGCTGGAGGGCCGGCTGGGGCATTCCTGGGAGGTATTGCAGCTGGAGCTGCAATGGATGGCATCATCACGGGAGTTGATTCAGCAGTTCATCACAAATACACCCCTTATGGTGAAGTATCAGTTGTGACAAATATGGTCAATGGCCACTATGATCCTGGAGAAGAGTTCGACTTTGTGGCTGGTATCGGTTTTGATGGACTAGCAGGACTTGGAGAGGCAGGTGAAGGTAGCTTGACGCAACTTACATCTGAGCATTTCACTGGAAAGCCAATCTACCGTGTCATGAATGAAGAGGCAGGTAATAAGGCTATAGAGAAACAGGCAGTTCCTCTACCCTACCAAGGAAACGAGGTTTGGATTGCTGAAAGCACTGAGCACTCACGTGGGTTTATAAGTGGCGACACTGGAAATCGCAGCAGAGTCGTTGAAATAAACATTGATAAAGAATGGTATACGAAGATGCGAGAAGACAATCTTGTTCATCAGACTGAAGCCAATTTGCTAGAAAACAAAGGCAAAAATGTATGGAATGATGAAGCAGGAGGAGCTGGAGCTGGTGCTACAGGTAATAAGCCCGGTCACGGTGCTGTCAACATCGGTGTTAAGCATGTACAACATAATGCAATATGGGGTAGTAGTAAAGGTGGTTTTAGTGCTTTTACTCAGAAACTGCAAACATTCAGAGGAGCACTTAAGAAGTTGTCTGTAGGTGATCACATAAAACTATCAGGTGAAGTTAAAAACGCGCTATTCACTATTTTTGGAACAAAGGAGAAAATTTTGATTGTTGACTCAGGCACAACACTGGCCAATCGTTTAAGAGATAATTTCCCCCATTTGCAGTCGGCCATTGATGCTGCTGACAAAATCGAAATCCAGCTTGATCCATTTCATGAAATGGCTGAGAGATTAAGGCCTAAAGAGAACAAAATATCTGTTAAGAAAACAGATATTATTCATGTCGAGGCATTACTGGAAACAATTGACGAAACCGTAAATGATGTACGTGGAAATGACAACCTTGCTGCTTTAAACAGTCATGTGAAATCTATGCGTCTCATCAATCCTATGAGTTGGAGATACAAATATGGTGATATGTTCAAGAATTGGACTGCAAAACACCCAAACAAATTTGGTTCTGCCGTTATCAGTAGTTGGGGAGTGGATAACCCTCAAACTGAAgtaagaaagaaaacaaaatacatagaAGAACCTTTACAATCAGATTACACTCTTGCGAACACAACGCATGGATACGAAGCACCAGCAAATATTGTAATCAATGGACGTACAAATGCCAAGGGACCATTAATGAACAAAGCAATAACTGTAGGTGGACTTCCCGTGACAAGAATTCAAGTTGAATGTATTGTGAAGATACAAGAAGCTAGTAATGTTCCAAACAAGAACGTAGTTTTAGATGGTCGATTGTATCTGCGTCTTCGCAAACATGATTGTCACATTAATGAATTTCACGATATTGACATCTGTGGTAGCATTAATTCAACTACTGAGAGACAAATTTCCTTTGATAACAGCAGTGTTGGTCTTGAATATATTGGTCTTGGGGGAAGTATTGAGTTGTGGTGTATTGTTGGGACAGGCAAAGAGCTCACTTGTAAAAACCTATCGTGCCGTATAACCTATGGTGCTCCACAGTTCCGTTTCGAAAAAAGTGGTGACTATTCCCAAATTATCTTCAGTCCTACTCGGAATGTGTCCTTGGACGACAATAGTGGACAAAACATTACTCTCTACACAGAGCGAATTCCTCTTGGTGTAGCAACGATTAAAGGTATACATGTACATTTTGAAGCAAAAGATCAAGATTGGGGAGAAAAAAATGGCGAAGTATATCTTCGTATTTGGCATAATGAGACAATGGAGGCGGATTTTACCGATTACTCTTTGACAAGTGGTGTAATGGTCCATAAGGGATGGAAAACTTTTAATTGGGACCTACAACAAAATCAAAGCATTCCTATAGGTGCTGTTGCCCAGTTGATGTGTAGGGTAGGCTGGGGTGGTGGACACACTCTTCATGTCAGAAATTTGATGTTAAACATTGCTGTGGGGAGACCACAAATGGAAACTTTGACTACACTTGACTTCGAACGAATAGAACTAGTTGAAAAGTTGGCCGATTCGGACTGGGACTATATTGACCTGTACGATGACATTGTCTCAATATCCCATGATTTAAAGAGTGTTCAAGTTAAATTCGACGCAAAGGACCAAGGATGGGGCAATCAAAAAGGTCGTTTAGCAATGTTTGTAATCAAGCCGTCAGGAGAAAGGAAAACCATTCTGTTCCATGATGCATATTGTTTCATAGACCATGAGTGGACATCTTACGAATACAACTCGGGAAAAGAATTACCATTTACTATTGAGACAGGTGATAAAGTCAAGTTTATGTGTGGTGTGGGAAATCGTAAATATCACCACAAGCTATACGTGAAGAACTTTTATGCTGTTCTTACATTTCATGAGACTACAAGAGTATTTGCTCCATCTCAAAGTGTTAACAATACAAACAACTCGGAATCGCTTGTTCCACTTTACGTACAGAGATTTCCTTGTGGTGTTAGTGCTGTAACAAAGGTTAAAGTTCAGTTTGAGGCAAAGGATCAGGGTCACGGGAACCTAAAAGGAAAGATTTACATACGTGTGTTCGAAAACGGTTGCAAAAAAGTTATTTCTGATGTTCTTATTACAAAGGTCACCCATTCATGGTCCAAGTATACCTATGAATCGGATTCTATTGGTGAAACAATTCCACCTGGAAGTGTCATTCAATTCATGACTGTTGTTGGTGGAGGTGGGTCACATTCAATGCACGTTAGAAATTTTGTTGCCAATATCACTTTCATTGATTCTCCAAGGAATGAAACGGTAACTGCTTTCAATGAGGAAATCCGTTGCTTAGCAAAATTGAAGCAATTAAATGCAACTGGAGCAACATCCAACGTTGTTGTGAATGTCCTCAAGCCAAATGGTTCCATTCGCACAACGTTTCCTCTTGAATCGACTATCCATAAAAGTGCATTGATTTCGCGAGTTGCTGTTGGGGACAAGCTTAGGTTTGTATCTAAAACTTCTGGAAGTCATGGATCCTTTCAAGTAACAGCTTCATTCCTCCCACTCGAAACTCCTAACCACAGCAGTGTCGTGATCCATTTTTCCCCTAAGCTTGATTTTTATGGATTTGTACATGGTTATGCACATGAAAATATCCTTACTGGTGATGACCATCGTTTGGAACTGAAGCAGAAGCTGCGAGCTGTGACCGTTAGTTGCAATTGGACAGACGACAATCCTGATTCTCCTTCCACTGGAAAATTGTATCTTGTACTCAGGGCAAAGGAAGGTACAGTGAAGGGTCGCTATGACGTTTTTGGAACGGTTAAGCACGATTGGAATCACGTGATGCGTGTCTTTGCTTCTGATGATGAAATTGTGAGAAATGCTCAACCTGGAGATCATATTCTTTTGTTACGTGAAGTAGGTCAGAATGGGGTACTTCGCATCGACGATCTTGACATGGTGTTGATACTCTCTATTTAG